Proteins encoded in a region of the Natronorubrum halophilum genome:
- a CDS encoding ABC transporter permease produces MATTESQLEDQKPGTGAEGGTAGEEVEARVGWRYTLAKVKRDATARIGLYIVGLVLFVAAFAAIDSNLSRLTFDAVSDYTIAQALPIFDHPTRIPPPGEGNPNQPPMFLEGGTLSQPLGTDPQGRDYFTRIVYGSQVSVSVGLASTAIGLIGGTIIGSIAGYYGGRVDDLLMRSVETVYAIPPLVLIIVFTVFISGGSPDIQYAVIGVGIAFIPVFARIIRSRVLSVREMDYIEAARAAGVKDRNIIRRHVIPNSFAPVMVYATLQIGVTILIVAGLSFLGYGAQPPTPDWGEMLRIAHGRYMHSNIWLSIWPGLAILVTIMGFNLFGDGLQDALDPRIEN; encoded by the coding sequence ATGGCAACGACCGAATCGCAACTCGAGGATCAGAAGCCAGGTACCGGAGCCGAGGGTGGAACAGCCGGCGAAGAGGTCGAAGCCCGCGTCGGGTGGCGATACACGCTTGCGAAAGTCAAACGGGACGCGACCGCCAGAATCGGGCTGTACATCGTCGGGCTCGTCCTCTTCGTCGCCGCGTTCGCGGCGATCGACAGCAACCTCTCGCGGCTCACGTTCGACGCGGTCTCGGACTACACTATCGCACAGGCGCTGCCGATCTTCGACCACCCGACGCGGATCCCGCCGCCGGGCGAAGGGAACCCGAACCAGCCGCCGATGTTCCTCGAGGGCGGGACCCTCTCGCAGCCGCTCGGAACCGACCCGCAGGGCCGAGATTACTTCACGCGGATCGTCTACGGCTCGCAGGTGTCCGTCAGCGTCGGACTCGCGTCGACGGCGATCGGACTGATCGGCGGGACGATTATCGGTTCGATCGCGGGCTACTACGGCGGCAGGGTGGACGATCTCCTGATGCGATCGGTCGAAACGGTGTACGCGATCCCGCCGCTCGTGTTGATCATCGTCTTCACGGTCTTTATCAGCGGTGGGAGCCCGGATATCCAGTACGCGGTGATCGGCGTCGGGATCGCCTTCATTCCGGTGTTCGCCAGGATCATCCGCAGTCGCGTGCTCTCCGTCCGGGAGATGGATTACATCGAAGCCGCCCGCGCTGCGGGGGTAAAAGACCGGAACATCATTCGCAGACACGTCATCCCGAACAGCTTCGCGCCCGTGATGGTGTACGCAACGTTACAGATCGGCGTGACGATCCTGATCGTCGCCGGCCTCTCCTTTCTCGGCTACGGTGCCCAGCCGCCGACGCCCGACTGGGGCGAGATGCTCAGGATCGCGCACGGTCGGTACATGCACTCGAACATCTGGCTGTCGATCTGGCCGGGGCTTGCGATCCTCGTGACCATTATGGGCTTTAACCTGTTCGGCGACGGGCTGCAGGACGCGCTGGATCCGCGGATCGAAAACTAA